A single region of the Arthrobacter sp. zg-Y820 genome encodes:
- a CDS encoding DUF6176 family protein, producing the protein MRVELTRFRVQAGKQDEVAEWMEFLRSHMEAVQETLEPEQMYVETIFSETLDGIDYLYWYSVRGEGGTDLYESSHWLDAKHIEFWKSCIDPAFTPVDLTAQVTMMPARVIDSMHPLPQKQSPGPLPKRKQ; encoded by the coding sequence ATGCGTGTTGAGCTAACTAGATTCCGTGTTCAGGCTGGGAAACAGGATGAGGTAGCTGAGTGGATGGAGTTCTTGCGGTCGCATATGGAGGCTGTGCAGGAGACCCTCGAGCCAGAGCAAATGTACGTGGAAACGATCTTCTCGGAGACTCTCGACGGCATCGACTATCTCTATTGGTACAGCGTGCGGGGCGAGGGCGGTACTGACCTTTATGAGTCTTCGCACTGGCTTGATGCCAAACACATCGAGTTCTGGAAGTCCTGCATTGATCCTGCTTTTACTCCTGTCGACCTCACTGCGCAGGTGACGATGATGCCCGCCCGTGTCATCGACTCCATGCATCCGCTGCCGCAGAAGCAATCTCCTGGGCCCTTACCAAAGCGGAAACAATGA